A DNA window from Gorilla gorilla gorilla isolate KB3781 chromosome 6, NHGRI_mGorGor1-v2.1_pri, whole genome shotgun sequence contains the following coding sequences:
- the AEBP1 gene encoding adipocyte enhancer-binding protein 1: MAAVRGAPLLSCLLALLALCPGGRPQTVLTDDEIEEFLEGFLSELEPEPREDDVEAPPPPEPTPRVRKAQAGGKPGKRPGTAAEVPPEKTKDKGKKGKKDKGPKVPKESLEGSPRPPKKGKEKPPKTTRKPKEKPPKATKKPKEKPPKATKKPKEKPPKATKKPPSGKRPPILAPSETLEWPLPPPPSPGPEELPQEGGAPLSNNWQNPGEETHVEAREHQPEPEEETEQPTLDYNDQIEREDYEDFEYIRRQKQPRPPPSRRRRPERVWPEPPEEKAPAPEERIEPPVKPLLPPLPPDYGDGYVIPNYDDMDYYFGPPPPQKPDAERQTDEEKEELKKPKKEDSSPKEETDKWAVEKGKDHKEPRKGEEVEEEWTPMEKVKCPPIGMESHRIEDNQIRASSMLRHGLGAQRGRLNMQTGATEDDYYDGAWCAEDDARTQWIEVDTRRTTRFTGVITQGRDSSIHDDFVTTFFVGFSNDSQTWVMYTNGYEEMTFHGNVDKDTPVLSELPEPVVARFIRIYPLTWNGSLCMRLEVLGCSVAPVYSYYAQNEVVATDDLDFRHHSYKDMRQLMKVVNEECPTITRTYSLGKSSRGLKIYAMEISDNPGEHELGEPEFRYTAGIHGNEVLGRELLLLLMQYLCREYRDGNPRVRSLVQDTRIHLVPSLNPDGYEVAAQMGSEFGNWALGLWTEEGFDIFEDFPDLNSVLWGAEERKWVPYRVPNNNLPIPERYLSPDATVSTEVRAIIAWMEKNPFVLGANLNGGERLVSYPYDMARTPTQEQLLAAAMAAARGEDEDEVSEAQETPDHAIFRWLAISFASAHLTLTEPYRGGCQAQDYTGGMGIVNGAKWNPRTGTINDFSYLHTNCLELSFYLGCDKFPHESELPREWENNKEALLTFMEQVHRGIKGVVTDEQGIPIANATISVSGINHGVKTASGGDYWRILNPGEYRVTAHAEGYTPSAKTCNVDYDIGATQCNFILARSNWKRIREIMAMNGNRPIPHIDPSRPMTPQQRRLQQRRLQHRLRLRAQMRLRRLNATTTLGPHTVPPTLPPAPATTLSTTIEPWGLVPPTTAGWEESETETYTEVVTEFGTEVEPEFGTKVEPEFETQLEPEFETQLEPEFEEEEEEEEEEEIATGQAFPFTTVETYTVNFGDF, translated from the exons ATGGCGGCCGTGCGCGGGGCGCCCCTGCTCAGCTGCCTCCTGGCGTTGCTGGCCCTATGCCCTGGAGGGCGCCCGCAGACGGTGCTGACCGACGACGAGATCGAGGAGTTCCTCGAGGGCTTCCTGTCAGAGCTAGAACCTGAGCCCCGGGAGGACGACGTGGAGGCCCCGCCGCCTCCCGAGCCCACCCCGCGGGTCCGAAAAGCCCAGGCGGGGGGCAAGCCAGGGAAGCGGCCAGGGACGGCCGCAGAAG TGCCTCCGGAAAAGACCAAAGACAAAGGGAAGAAAGGCAAGAAAGACAAAGGCCCCAAGGTGCCCAAGGAGTCCTTGGAGGGGTCCCCCAGGCCTCccaagaaggggaaggagaagccaCCCAAGACCACCAGGAAGCCCAAGGAGAAGCCACCTAAGGCCACCAAGAAGCCCAAGGAGAAGCCACCCAAGGCCACCAAGAAGCCCAAAGAGAAGCCACCCAAGGCCACCAAGAAGCCCCCGTCAGGGAAGAGGCCCCCCATTCTGGCTCCCTCAGAAACCCTGGAGTggccactgcccccaccccccagccctggccccgAGGAGCTACCCCAGGAGGGAG GGGCGCCCCTCTCAAATAACTGGCAGAATCCAGGAGAGGAGACCCATGTGGAGGCACGGGAGCACCAGCCTG AGCCGGAGGAGGAGACCGAGCAACCCACACTGGACTACAATGACCAGATCGAGAGGGAGGACTATGAGGACT TTGAGTACATTCGGCGCCAGAAGCAACCCAGGCCACCCCCAAGCAGAAGGAGGAGGCCCGAGCGGGTCTGGCCAGAGCCCCCTGAGGAGAAGGCCCCGGCCCCGGAGGAGAGGATTG aGCCTCCTGTGAAGCCTCTGCTGCCCCCGCTGCCCCCTGACTATGGTGATGGTTACGTGATCCCCAACTACGATGACA TGGACTATTACTTTGGGCCTCCTCCGCCCCAGAAGCCCGATGCTGAGCGCCAGACGGACGAAGAGAAGGAGGAGCTGA AGAAACCCAAAAAGGAGGACAGCAGCCCCAAGGAGGAGACCGACAAGTGGGCAGTGGAGAAGGGCAAGGACCACAAAG AGCCCCGAAAGGgcgaggaggtggaggaggagtggACACCTATGGAGAAAGTCA AGTGTCCCCCCATTGGGATGGAGTCACACCGTATTGAGGACAACCAGATCCGAGCCTCCTCCATGCTGCGCCACGGCCTGGGGGCACAGCGCGGCCGGCTCAACATGCAG ACCGGTGCCACCGAGGACGACTACTATGATGGTGCGTGGTGTGCCGAGGACGATGCCAGGACCCAGTGGATAGAGGTGGACACCAGGAGGACTACCCGGTTCACAGGCGTCATCACCCAGGGCCGAGACTCCAGCATCCA TGACGATTTTGTGACCACCTTCTTCGTGGGCTTCAGCAATGACAGCCAGACATGGGTGATGTACACTAACGGCTATGAGGAAATG ACCTTTCATGGGAACGTGGACAAGGACACACCCGTGCTGAGTGAGCTCCCAGAGCCGGTGGTGGCTCGTTTCATCCGCATCTACCCACTCACCTGGAATGGCAGCCTGTGCATGCGCCTGGAGGTGCTGGGGTGCTCTGTGGCCC CTGTCTACAGCTATTACGCACAGAATGAGGTGGTGGCCACCGATGACCTGGATTTCCGGCACCACAGCTACAAGGACATGCGCCAG CTCATGAAGGTGGTGAACGAGGAGTGCCCCACCATCACCCGCActtacagcctgggcaagagctcACGAGGCCTCAAGATCTATGCCATGGAGATCTCAGACAACCCTGGGGAGCATGAACTGG GGGAGCCCGAGTTCCGCTACACTGCTGGGATCCATGGCAACGAGGTGCTGGGCCGAGAGCTGTTGCTGCTGCTCATGCAGTACCTGTGCCGAGAGTACCGCGATGGGAACCCACGTGTGCGCAGCCTGGTGCAGGACACACGCATCCACCTGGTGCCCTCACTGAACCCTGATGGCTACGAGGTGGCAGCGCAGATG GGCTCAGAGTTTGGGAACTGGGCGCTGGGACTGTGGACTGAGGAGGGCTTTGACATCTTTGAAGATTTCCCGGATCTCAACTCTGTGCTCTGGGGAGCTGAGGAGAGGAAATGGGTCCCCTACCGGGTCCCCAACAATAACTTGCCCATCCCTGAACGCTACCTTTCGCCAGATGCCACG GTATCCACGGAGGTCCGGGCCATCATTGCCTGGATGGAGAAGAACCCCTTCGTGCTGGGAGCAAATCTGAACGGCGGCGAGCGGCTAGTATCCTACCCCTACGATATGGCCCGCACGCCCACCCAGGAGCAGCTGCTGGCCGCAGCCATGGCAGCAGCCCGGGGGGAGGATGAGGACGAGGTCTCTGAGGCCCAGGAGACTCCAGACCACGCCATCTTCCGGTGGCTTGCCATCTCCTTCGCCTCCGCACACCTCACCTTGACCGAGCCCTACCGCGGAGGCTGCCAAGCCCAGGACTACACCGGCGGCATGGGCATCGTCAACGGGGCCAAATGGAACCCCCGGACCGGGA CTATCAATGACTTCAGTTACCTGCATACCAACTGCCTGGAGCTCTCCTTCTACCTGGGCTGTGACAAGTTCCCTCATGAGAGTGAGCTGCCCCGCGAGTGGGAGAACAACAAGGAGGCGCTGCTCACCTTCATGGAGCAG GTGCACCGCGGCATTAAGGGGGTGGTGACGGACGAGCAAGGCATCCCCATTGCCAACGCCACCATCTCTGTGAGTGGCATTAATCACGGCGTGAAGACAG CCAGTGGTGGTGATTACTGGCGAATCTTGAACCCGGGTGAGTACCGCGTGACAGCCCACGCGGAGGGCTACACCCCGAGCGCCAAGACCTGCAATGTTGACTATGACATCGGGGCCACTCAGTGCAACTTCATCCTGGCTCGCTCCAACTGGAAGCGCATCCGGGAGATCATGGCCATGAACGGGAACCGGCCTATCCCACACATAGACCCATCGCGCCCTATGACCCCCCAGCAGCGACGCCTGCAGCAGCGACGCCTACAACACCGCCTGCGGCTTCGGGCACAGATGCGGCTGCGGCGCCTCAACGCCACCACCACCCTAGGCCCCCACACTGTGCCTCCCACgctgccccctgcccctgccaccaCCCTGAGCACTACCATAGAGCCCTGGGGCCTCGTACCCCCAACCACCGCTGGCTGGGAGGAGTCGGAGACTGAGACCTACACAGAGGTGGTGACAGAGTTTGGGACCGAGGTGGAGCCTGAGTTTGGGACCAAGGTGGAGCCCGAGTTTGAGACCCAGTTGGAGCCTGAGTTTGAGACCCAGCTGGAACCCGagtttgaggaagaggaggaggaggaggaagaggaggagatagCCACTGGCCAGGCATTCCCCTTCACAACAGTAGAGACCTACACAGTGAACTTTGGGGACTTCTGA